The Candidatus Zixiibacteriota bacterium genome contains a region encoding:
- a CDS encoding T9SS type A sorting domain-containing protein, translating into MIAFLNQIATDAGDYYGDTDNDQIPRDFNLGQNYPNPFNPTTTIAYDLDRDFEQVSLKIYNILGQEVKTLVNGPQDAGRYEVRWDGTAQDGSRTATGVYFYRLDTGDNYQSRKMLLMK; encoded by the coding sequence ATCATAGCATTTTTAAACCAGATTGCGACCGATGCCGGTGATTATTACGGCGATACCGATAACGATCAGATCCCGCGTGATTTCAATCTCGGCCAGAATTATCCCAACCCGTTCAATCCGACCACTACAATCGCTTATGACCTCGATCGTGATTTTGAACAGGTCAGCCTGAAGATCTACAATATCCTCGGTCAGGAAGTCAAGACCCTGGTGAACGGCCCGCAGGATGCCGGCAGATACGAGGTACGCTGGGATGGAACCGCGCAGGACGGAAGCCGTACGGCCACAGGTGTCTATTTCTACCGGCTGGACACCGGAGATAATTACCAGAGCCGTAAAATGCTTCTGATGAAATAG